From the genome of Fusibacter sp. A1:
AGAAGGAGATCTTCAATATTGATAAGAGGGACATGGAATATATTTTAGTGAAATCACAGTAAAGAAGAACTGGTTGCTTCTAATCGTCTGCGTACTAAGCAGACAAGCAAGGAGCCTATCGCTATACCAAAACTGTTAAGAATAAGATCGTCAACATCCGCAACTCCTGTTCTTGTAAAAAACTGGGCCACTTCAATGAATACCGGGATAAGAACTGCAGCAATCCGTCTGATTCGTCCGTTTTTTATTAGAGTGGACAGCACAAGCCCGATTGGGATGAATAGAATGATATTTCCAAGTAGATGGATCGATGATTCATAGCCGACAATTGTCCTAAAGGGAACAAAGTTGATCGAATGCAAATCGAACTTTTCAGGTCTATATGCTATCCTTCCCGATATGAACAAAGCCATGCTCATCAATACACCATAGGTTGAAATAAACATCACAGAAAGTATTTCTATGTAACTTGTAAATTCATCTACCTTCCTTTTTATCAGTTGCGCAGCTACGATAGGAACATGGAAACCGACGGTCGTCATGATCACAATCATGATGCTGTTCCATGTCATATGAACATCGACATTCAACAAGGTGTAACTCGCGATCAACCACCATAAAGCATAGGAGCTCAAGGTCATCACCATGACCCTATCTACACTATCATCCCTTTTAAACATGCCTGTTCCAGCTGTAAAGGAAATAAGCCCGACCATACCTGAGGCGATGATAAAATGGAACTTATTGAAAATCCAAATTGAAAAAGCGGTAATCGCTATTCCTATTAATCCTGAAACCAACGTTTTTATAATCATCAAGTTATCCTCCCATGCATAAGTATAATGAATCACAAGTAGGAATGCACCTTAAATTATCCTTAAATTTAAAAAGCTCACAGCGGTATTTTCAACCACTGTGAGCTTTAGAAGTGCTTTTTATACGGTGTGACCTATCTACAGAGCTCAATAAGCGAATCAATCAGACTGCCTACATATGCGACTGCCTTTTCTATCGGTTCGGACGTTTTCATATCAAGACCCGCGACAGCTAGAAGGTCGAGCGGTTTTAACGTGCCGCCAGCCTTAAGCATGTTGAGCCACCTGTCTACAGCGGCTTGACCCTCTATGAAAATCGCTTCACAGGCCGCTGTAGATGCGGTAAGACCAGCTGAATAGGTGTATGGATAAAGTCCCATATAGTAATGAGCCTGTCTCATCCAGGTCAAGCCCGCCGCTTCATCGATTGTTACGGTTTCACCCCAAAAGGTCTTTAAAACATCAAGCTTTGTATTGCAAAGTAGCTTTGCAGTGAGCGGTTTGCCCGCCTCGGCGAGTGCGTATACCTTCTGTTGGAAAGCCGCTTCAAGAAGATGTGTTACAAAGTTATGATAGTAGGTACCTAAAAATTGTAGAATCACCCACTTCTTCAACTTTGGATCGTCCGTCTGATTCATCATGAACCTACCCAGCAACATTTCATTCATCGTCGAAGGCGCTTCAACAGTAAAGGTGGACGGTCGTGTATTAAAGAAGCTTTGATGCTTGTTCGCAAGATAGAAATGCCCTGCATGTCCAAGTTCATGGGTCAAGGTAAACGCATCCCTCATATTGTCCTGAAAAGTCATCAGAATGTAAGGATGGGCCGCATAAGGCGAGGAGCAAAACGCACCTGTCGCCTTTCCTACATTATCGGCGTAGTCGATCCATCTTTCATCGAAGGCTTTTTCAATCACATCCACATAATCCTTGCCCATGACTTCAAGAGAATCAATTACAGTCCTTTTAGCTTGCTCAAATGTCGCTGGTGGATTGTACGATGTGTCTATCGGGGCCTTTAAATCATAAAAATGAAGTGTGTCGAGTTTTAGTTCTTCTTTTAAAAGGCGGGCGTACTTTCTCATATGAGGGGCCAGTTGATTGTAGATCACCTCAATTTGTCTCTCATACATCGCAACCGTCACATTTTGTGGTTTAAGAAGCATTTCTGTGACACTGTCATAACCTCGCAGGCGACTGAGCGCAACTTGTTTTTTAACCTCAGCGCTATAAAGCGACGCATACGTATTCTGGTATCTTTCCAATGTTTTTGTGAACGAAGCGTAAGCATTGGTGCGAATCGCAGCATCTTCATCATACTCATACTTTCCCTCAAACAGCGCAAATGAATTTTGCAGTACATTTCCACTACTATCTAGAAAATCATCGA
Proteins encoded in this window:
- a CDS encoding VanZ family protein produces the protein MIIKTLVSGLIGIAITAFSIWIFNKFHFIIASGMVGLISFTAGTGMFKRDDSVDRVMVMTLSSYALWWLIASYTLLNVDVHMTWNSIMIVIMTTVGFHVPIVAAQLIKRKVDEFTSYIEILSVMFISTYGVLMSMALFISGRIAYRPEKFDLHSINFVPFRTIVGYESSIHLLGNIILFIPIGLVLSTLIKNGRIRRIAAVLIPVFIEVAQFFTRTGVADVDDLILNSFGIAIGSLLVCLVRRRLEATSSSLL
- the pepF gene encoding oligoendopeptidase F, with translation MKNRYLRTEVPEEMTWDLTALFSSSEEWHQALHELDVTTSELVALKGKLAGDSSLFFEVIKKYEQLIVDLFKLGAYASLNQSVDGKNVNNQELAMLYSQANTKTQSQLTFIRSEIMELSEESYRKAFVDEPRLLMYHSYLEDIYNEKPYKLSAETEKVLSSIGELTSSPYKTYSVSKAADMVFDDFLDSSGNVLQNSFALFEGKYEYDEDAAIRTNAYASFTKTLERYQNTYASLYSAEVKKQVALSRLRGYDSVTEMLLKPQNVTVAMYERQIEVIYNQLAPHMRKYARLLKEELKLDTLHFYDLKAPIDTSYNPPATFEQAKRTVIDSLEVMGKDYVDVIEKAFDERWIDYADNVGKATGAFCSSPYAAHPYILMTFQDNMRDAFTLTHELGHAGHFYLANKHQSFFNTRPSTFTVEAPSTMNEMLLGRFMMNQTDDPKLKKWVILQFLGTYYHNFVTHLLEAAFQQKVYALAEAGKPLTAKLLCNTKLDVLKTFWGETVTIDEAAGLTWMRQAHYYMGLYPYTYSAGLTASTAACEAIFIEGQAAVDRWLNMLKAGGTLKPLDLLAVAGLDMKTSEPIEKAVAYVGSLIDSLIELCR